A part of Zonotrichia leucophrys gambelii isolate GWCS_2022_RI chromosome 7, RI_Zleu_2.0, whole genome shotgun sequence genomic DNA contains:
- the CCNT2 gene encoding cyclin-T2 isoform X3 gives MHRFYMHHSFTKFNRNIMSPTALFLAAKVEEQPRKLEHVIKVANACLHPQEPQLDTKSDAYLQQAQELVILETIMLQTLGFEITIEHPHTDVVKCTQLVRASKDLAQTSYFMATNSLHLTTFCLQYKPTVIACVCIHLACKWSNWEIPVSTDGKHWWEYVDPSVTLELLDELTHEFLQILEKTPSRLKRIRNWRANQAAKKPKGDGQVSENSLLGSSLVQNSILVDTVTGVAANTSFQKPSTSFPAPVPLTSGSISVPDSHAPENLAILATGMPGTSYSLASHQEWPQHQEQARTEQIYSQKQETLPAGQYNMNFQAGTSVQLHSGVHHRPDKLAEHSAVKQEYSHKSANKHHGQVPAPVIIPQKMSLDKYREKRKLETLELDVREHYVATPGEQQHKKHLQPQAASSVTSPIKMKIPIANAEKPEKHLSDKKEKGGSLKLRIPIPPTEKGASKEELKMKIKVSSSERHSSSDEGSGKSKHSSPHVSKEHKDKHKEHSLNRHHGLGHKHSHGGSSKHGADGVAPSVLRSPVGLSSDGNSSSSGSSRKKLHSNDASHNHHSKMSKSSKSSGSSSSSCSVKQYVSSHNSVFNLPLPPPPPVTYQVGYGHLSTLVKLDKKPVENGPDAHPQYSTNSQHMDYKDTFDMLDSLLSAQGMNM, from the exons atAATGTCTCCCACGGCATTGTTTTTGGCTGCCAAAGTGGAAGAACAGCCACGGAAACTTGAACATGTTATTAAAGTAGCAAATGCCTGTCTTCATCCTCAAGAGCCACAGCTGGATACAAAGAGTGAT GCATACCTTCAACAAGCCCAAGAGCTGGTTATACTTGAAACAATAATGCTTCAAACTTTAG GTTTTGAGATTACCATTGAACATCCACACACAGATGTTGTGAAATGTACACAGTTAGTGAGAG cAAGCAAGGATTTGGCACAGACATCCTATTTCATGGCTACCAACAG CCTTCACCTTACCACATTCTGTCTTCAGTACAAGCCCACAGTGATAGCATGTGTGTGCATTCACTTGGCCTGCAAGTGGTCCAACTGGGAGATTCCAGTATCAACTGATGGAAAACACTGGTGGGAATATGTAGATCCCTCAGTTACTCTAGAACTACTAGATG AGCTAACTCATGAGTTTCTGCAAATACTGGAGAAAACACCTAGCAGGCTCAAGAGAATTAGAAATTGGCGG GCTAATCAGGCAGCTAAGAAACCTAAAGGTGATGGACAGGTATCTGAGAATTCCCTTCTTGGTTCATCCTTGGTCCAGAATTCCATTTTGGTGGATACAGTTACTGGTGTAGCTGCAAACACAAGTTTCCAAAAACCATCGACATCGTTTCCTGCACCAGTACCTCTGACCTCAGGAAGTATTTCTGTTCCAGACAGTCATGCACCTGAAAATTTGGCAATATTAGCTACAGGAATGCCAGGTACCTCATACAGTTTGGCATCACACCAGGAATGGCCTCAGCACCAAGAACAAGCAAGGACAGAACAAATATACTCTCAGAAGCAGGAGACACTGCCTGCTGGTCAGTACAACATGAACTTCCAAGCAGGGACGTCCGTGCAGTTGCACTCTGGAGTGCACCACAGACCCGACAAACTTGCTGAGCATTCTGCTGTCAAACAAGAATATTCTCATAAGTCAGCAAACAAACACCATGGACAAGTTCCTGCTCCTGTAATAATTCCTCAGAAAATGTCTTTGGATAAATACAGAGAGAAGCGCAAGCTGGAAACCCTGGAACTGGATGTCAGAGAACACTATGTAGCAACCCCGGGcgagcagcagcacaaaaagcacctgcagccacaggcGGCCAGTTCTGTTACGTCTcccattaaaatgaaaattcctaTTGCAAACGCAGAGAAGCCTGAAAAACATTTGTCTGATAAGAAGGAGAAGGGTGGCTCGCTCAAACTGCGTATTCCGATCCCACCCACAGAAAAGGGTGCCAGCAAGGAggagctgaaaatgaaaatcaaggTTTCTTCCTCAGAGAGGCACAGCTCGTCGGACGAGGGCAGCGGCAAGAGCAAGCACTCGAGTCCCCACGTTAGCAAGGAGCACAAGGACAAGCACAAGGAGCACTCCCTGAACCGCCACCACGGCCTGGGCCACAAGCACTCGCACGGGGGCAGCAGCAAGCACGGCGCTGACGGGGTGGCGCCCTCGGTGCTGAGGAGCCCCGTGGGGCTGAGCAGCGACGGCAACTCCTCCAGTTCCGGCTCCTCGAGGAAGAAGTTGCACAGCAACGATGCTTCTCACAACCACCACTCCAAAATGAGCAAAAGTTCCAAAAGTTCAGGTAGTTCATCTAGTTCTTGCTCTGTTAAGCAGTATGTATCCTCTCACAACTCTGTTTTTAACCTTCCCTTaccccctcctccccctgtCACATACCAGGTGGGCTACGGACATCTCAGCACCCTCGTGAAACTGGACAAGAAGCCAGTGGAGAACGGTCCTGATGCCCATCCCCAGTACAGTACAAACAGCCAGCATATGGACTACAAAGACACATTCGACATGCTGGATTCGCTGTTAAGTGCCCAAGGAATGAACATGTAG